From Priestia filamentosa, a single genomic window includes:
- a CDS encoding Gfo/Idh/MocA family protein, with amino-acid sequence MTNIAIIGTGSISKSHIEAYLEMPGSCTIVAMSDIYPEKAGSLAKKYNLEVKVVADYKELLNDSNIDAVSICTPPYMHAAIAIDFLKAGKHVLVEKPMASSLQECDEMIKAAIESQKLLSVVAQNRFLTPIMRLKHVLDQKMIGKVAHAQVDSLWWRGHSYYDLWWRGTWEKEGGGCTLNHAVHHIDMLQWMLGLPTDIFAVTSNALHDNAEVEDLSVAVLRYDNGSLAQVTSSVVHHGEEQQLIFQGEKARISVPWKVTAQVSKENGFPQEKNDEDLENQIHEAFDQYPELQFEGHTGQINNFLMAIQKGEELLIDGTEGRKTLELITAIYKSANLGVNVKLPLLSDDSFYTREGMLANVKHFYEKKSSVENFSDDTITVGRDYKKG; translated from the coding sequence ATGACGAACATTGCCATTATAGGAACTGGATCTATTTCAAAATCACATATTGAAGCTTATCTCGAAATGCCTGGAAGTTGTACAATTGTAGCTATGTCTGATATTTATCCTGAAAAGGCTGGAAGTTTGGCAAAAAAATATAATTTAGAAGTCAAAGTTGTTGCTGACTACAAAGAGTTACTAAATGATTCTAATATTGATGCTGTGTCTATCTGTACCCCTCCTTATATGCATGCGGCTATTGCTATCGATTTTCTTAAAGCAGGAAAACATGTTTTAGTAGAAAAACCTATGGCTTCTTCCTTACAAGAATGTGATGAAATGATAAAAGCAGCTATTGAGAGTCAGAAACTTTTATCGGTGGTTGCTCAAAATAGGTTTTTAACTCCCATTATGAGATTAAAACATGTACTCGATCAAAAAATGATTGGAAAAGTTGCTCATGCTCAAGTTGATTCGTTATGGTGGCGCGGACATAGTTACTATGACTTATGGTGGAGAGGCACATGGGAAAAAGAAGGTGGAGGTTGCACACTAAATCATGCAGTACATCATATTGACATGTTGCAATGGATGTTAGGATTGCCAACTGATATTTTTGCCGTAACTAGCAATGCTCTACATGATAATGCAGAAGTTGAAGACCTATCTGTTGCTGTACTTCGTTATGACAATGGCAGTTTAGCTCAAGTAACAAGCTCTGTTGTCCATCATGGAGAAGAACAGCAACTTATTTTCCAAGGTGAAAAAGCAAGAATATCTGTTCCTTGGAAAGTAACAGCTCAAGTATCTAAAGAAAATGGATTTCCTCAAGAAAAAAATGATGAAGATTTAGAAAATCAAATTCACGAAGCTTTTGATCAATATCCAGAGCTACAATTTGAAGGTCATACTGGTCAAATAAACAACTTCTTAATGGCAATTCAAAAAGGTGAAGAACTTTTAATTGATGGAACCGAAGGAAGAAAAACGCTTGAACTCATTACAGCTATTTATAAATCAGCAAATTTAGGAGTAAATGTAAAGCTCCCTCTTTTATCAGATGATTCGTTTTATACACGTGAAGGGATGCTAGCCAATGTTAAACATTTTTATGAGAAAAAAAGCAGCGTAGAAAATTTCTCAGATGATACGATAACAGTCGGAAGAGATTATAAAAAGGGATAA
- a CDS encoding Gfo/Idh/MocA family protein: MKKNDGMNYAPKGKSAPVVTEGQFIIAAIGLDHGHIYGMCNGLIEAGATLKWVYDKDSKKVAEFCKTYPQVQPAQSEKEILEDSDVKLVAGATITSERCDLGLRVLDYGKHYFTDKSPFTTLEQLELARKKTAETGLKWAVYYSERLHVESAVFAGQLIEQGAIGKVVQVLGTGPHRSNVESRPSWFFEREYYGGILCDIGSHQIEQFLFYSGAQDAKVVHSKIGNYKHHQYPEFEDFGDATLIADNGATNYFRVDWLTPDGLKTWGDGRTTILGTDGYIEIRKYIDIARDEDGDHLYLVNHDTEHHFSLNGKVGFPYFGELILDCLNDTENAMTQEHTFKAAELCLVAQRDALYVNDEFKVNRV, translated from the coding sequence ATGAAAAAAAACGATGGAATGAATTATGCTCCTAAAGGAAAAAGTGCTCCTGTTGTTACAGAGGGACAATTTATCATTGCAGCTATCGGTCTTGATCATGGCCATATCTACGGGATGTGTAATGGATTAATTGAAGCTGGTGCTACACTAAAATGGGTATATGACAAAGATTCAAAAAAGGTAGCAGAATTTTGTAAAACATATCCTCAAGTACAGCCAGCTCAAAGTGAAAAAGAAATTCTTGAAGATTCTGATGTAAAACTTGTAGCAGGTGCAACAATTACATCTGAGCGCTGTGATTTAGGATTACGTGTGTTAGATTATGGTAAACACTATTTTACTGATAAATCCCCCTTTACAACATTAGAACAATTAGAGTTAGCACGTAAGAAAACCGCTGAAACGGGACTTAAATGGGCTGTTTATTATAGTGAACGGTTACATGTAGAAAGTGCAGTATTTGCTGGGCAATTGATTGAACAAGGAGCCATTGGGAAAGTAGTCCAAGTTCTTGGAACTGGTCCACATCGTAGTAATGTAGAAAGCAGACCAAGCTGGTTTTTTGAAAGGGAATATTATGGGGGGATCCTATGTGATATTGGCAGCCATCAAATTGAACAGTTTCTCTTCTATTCAGGTGCACAAGATGCCAAAGTCGTACATAGCAAAATTGGCAATTACAAGCATCATCAGTATCCTGAATTTGAAGACTTCGGCGATGCAACTTTAATCGCTGATAATGGGGCTACAAATTATTTCAGAGTAGACTGGCTTACTCCTGATGGACTTAAAACTTGGGGAGATGGACGTACAACTATTCTTGGAACAGACGGATACATTGAAATTCGCAAATATATTGATATAGCTAGAGACGAAGATGGAGATCACTTATACCTAGTAAACCATGATACAGAGCACCATTTTTCTTTAAATGGAAAAGTAGGATTTCCTTACTTTGGTGAACTCATATTAGATTGTTTAAATGATACGGAAAATGCTATGACTCAAGAACATACCTTTAAAGCTGCCGAACTGTGCTTAGTTGCACAACGAGACGCCCTCTATGTAAATGATGAATTTAAAGTAAATAGAGTTTAA
- a CDS encoding amidohydrolase: protein MKETLMKMLENRKDEMINIRRYLHRNPELSFQEKKTSQYIVEFYKGKNVEIHTNVGGGYGVIVTIKGEKEGKKIGLRADFDALPIQEETDVPFKSNNPGVMHACAHDGHTAYLMILADCLIQLKDEIPGTIKIIHQPAEEVPPGGAIGMIESGLLDDLDHIFGVHLLPLGPVGIVGYNSGYVFPGRAYFKLKVQGIGGHGSSPHLANDAIVAGAHFVTAVQTVISRRLNPFDMGVVTIGSFDGKGTFNVIKDKVELEGDVRGMTEKTRELIEKEIRRIAKGIEEEFNVTCELTYTPDYPPLYNNPELTKMVEMALKNTNDRDIKEVKEFPKLSPSEDFAHYAKKFPACFFYICCTPKGVEKPYFNHHPKFDIDEEALLVAAKAVGTVICSYCKTNE from the coding sequence ATGAAAGAAACATTGATGAAGATGTTAGAAAATCGCAAGGATGAGATGATTAACATCCGGCGATACCTACATAGAAATCCGGAACTATCATTTCAGGAGAAGAAAACTAGTCAGTATATTGTAGAGTTTTATAAAGGCAAGAATGTCGAGATACACACAAATGTAGGCGGAGGATATGGCGTCATTGTAACGATTAAAGGAGAGAAAGAAGGAAAAAAGATTGGCTTACGGGCAGATTTTGATGCTCTTCCTATTCAAGAAGAAACGGATGTACCATTCAAGTCAAACAATCCGGGGGTTATGCATGCCTGTGCACATGATGGACATACTGCATATTTAATGATTCTTGCTGATTGTTTAATCCAGCTAAAAGATGAAATCCCAGGAACAATAAAAATTATTCATCAACCAGCTGAAGAAGTACCGCCTGGTGGGGCAATTGGTATGATTGAGTCAGGTTTACTTGATGATTTAGATCATATTTTTGGTGTTCATTTATTACCTCTTGGACCTGTAGGGATAGTTGGATATAATAGTGGATACGTTTTTCCAGGGCGAGCATACTTTAAATTAAAAGTACAAGGGATAGGGGGACACGGTTCTTCTCCCCATCTAGCAAATGATGCTATTGTAGCTGGTGCACATTTTGTAACAGCTGTTCAAACCGTTATTAGTCGACGATTAAATCCGTTTGACATGGGTGTTGTCACAATCGGTTCTTTTGATGGCAAAGGTACATTTAACGTGATTAAAGATAAGGTGGAACTTGAAGGTGATGTAAGGGGCATGACTGAAAAAACGCGGGAATTAATTGAAAAAGAAATTCGTCGTATTGCAAAAGGAATAGAAGAGGAATTTAATGTAACATGTGAGTTAACTTATACGCCTGACTATCCACCGCTATATAATAATCCAGAATTAACAAAGATGGTGGAAATGGCTTTGAAAAATACAAATGATAGAGACATTAAAGAAGTAAAAGAGTTTCCTAAATTATCGCCATCAGAAGACTTTGCCCATTATGCAAAAAAGTTTCCAGCTTGTTTCTTTTATATCTGCTGTACACCTAAAGGCGTAGAAAAGCCTTATTTCAACCACCATCCGAAATTTGATATTGATGAAGAGGCCCTTTTAGTAGCAGCCAAAGCAGTTGGGACTGTTATTTGCAGTTATTGTAAAACCAATGAATAA
- a CDS encoding aldehyde dehydrogenase family protein: protein MNDFKNKYNKNYINGKWIDGDTERTEDIMNPYDNSVITSVKLASLQQVKDSFKIAEAKQKEWAHSPVNDRKAIFRKTAEFLQDNREDIIQIISQETGGTLLKSELELNLSIDVLKETFKYMDAVDEIIDIPSTIEGKRNRVYRQPLGVVSSISPFNFPMNLSLRSIVPAIALGNTVVHKADLQVGLTGGSIIARAFDYAGLPKGVFQSILTTPDEIKDEMLENPVIQLIAFTGSTGFGKHIGKVAGENLKRVALELGGNNPFIVLQDADVNKAVDAAIFGKFMHQGQICMCINRLIVHKDLYEDFANKFMERASKLPYGDQTNRDTVIGPLINEKQIERVLELIEKAEKSGNKLGLRGKRIGNVLTPFVFVDVNNSDEIAQTELFSPVVSIIKAESDDHAIELANDTIYGLSSAIFTSDLKKGEEYGLKIDSGMTHINDQTVNDASNIPFGGNKQSGLGRFGNPWIIDEFTKLKWISVQDKYREFPF from the coding sequence GTGAATGATTTTAAAAATAAATACAATAAAAACTATATTAATGGCAAGTGGATTGATGGAGATACAGAACGTACAGAAGATATTATGAATCCATATGACAATTCGGTCATAACCTCTGTTAAATTAGCATCATTACAACAAGTAAAGGATTCATTTAAAATAGCTGAAGCAAAACAAAAAGAATGGGCACATTCACCTGTCAATGATAGAAAAGCGATATTTCGTAAGACAGCTGAATTTCTTCAGGATAATCGTGAGGATATTATTCAGATCATTAGTCAAGAAACAGGGGGTACCCTACTTAAATCAGAATTAGAATTGAACCTTTCCATTGATGTACTAAAAGAAACGTTTAAATATATGGATGCTGTGGATGAAATAATAGATATCCCTTCGACAATCGAAGGAAAAAGAAATAGAGTTTATCGTCAACCACTTGGCGTCGTTTCATCCATTTCACCCTTTAACTTTCCAATGAATTTATCACTACGTTCTATTGTTCCAGCTATTGCGCTTGGAAATACAGTTGTTCATAAAGCAGATTTACAAGTTGGATTAACAGGAGGATCTATCATTGCACGAGCCTTCGATTATGCTGGATTACCAAAGGGCGTATTTCAGTCTATCCTTACGACTCCTGATGAAATTAAAGATGAAATGTTAGAAAATCCAGTGATACAATTAATTGCTTTTACAGGCTCTACTGGATTTGGGAAACATATAGGGAAAGTAGCTGGAGAAAATCTCAAACGTGTTGCATTAGAGCTTGGTGGAAATAACCCATTTATCGTTCTTCAAGATGCAGATGTTAATAAAGCTGTTGATGCAGCTATTTTTGGGAAGTTTATGCATCAAGGACAAATTTGCATGTGTATTAATCGACTTATCGTACATAAAGATTTATATGAAGACTTTGCGAATAAATTTATGGAAAGAGCTTCAAAGCTGCCGTACGGAGATCAAACAAATCGGGATACAGTAATTGGTCCACTGATTAATGAAAAACAAATAGAAAGAGTACTTGAATTAATTGAAAAAGCTGAGAAAAGTGGCAACAAACTAGGGCTGAGAGGCAAACGAATAGGAAACGTGTTAACTCCATTTGTATTTGTTGATGTAAATAATTCTGATGAAATTGCTCAAACAGAATTATTTTCCCCGGTCGTTTCAATTATCAAAGCTGAATCGGATGATCATGCAATTGAATTAGCTAATGATACTATCTATGGCCTAAGTTCTGCTATATTTACTTCTGATTTAAAAAAAGGCGAAGAATATGGATTGAAAATTGACAGCGGGATGACACATATAAATGATCAAACTGTAAATGATGCATCTAATATACCGTTTGGCGGTAATAAGCAAAGTGGTCTAGGAAGGTTTGGAAACCCATGGATAATTGATGAATTTACAAAGTTAAAATGGATCTCTGTCCAAGATAAATATCGAGAATTTCCGTTTTAA
- a CDS encoding spore coat protein has translation MQNQQGQTHQNMHTGDISQHMNHGGHEVFDVQEVLSGTIGTLNSYTLLRQHVQDPELKDILERQYQFIQDEYNTTVECFKSGQDPSKPTQSYKMKQGNDFVYGLKPSQPKKPLQSVNEITDECVSSCMLGSVKSCATMKTTAALETTNPVVRRVLADSIPNSIEMAYELSLYQNKHHYYQVPQLAQQDMQQMLNAYAPAQGQQNMPNNNTTH, from the coding sequence ATGCAAAATCAACAAGGTCAAACACATCAAAACATGCACACGGGGGATATTTCACAACATATGAATCATGGTGGCCATGAAGTCTTTGATGTGCAAGAAGTATTATCAGGAACAATTGGTACTCTGAATTCTTATACGTTGTTACGTCAACATGTACAAGATCCTGAATTAAAAGATATTTTGGAACGCCAATATCAATTTATTCAAGATGAGTACAATACAACAGTAGAATGTTTTAAAAGTGGCCAAGATCCTTCTAAACCAACACAGAGTTATAAGATGAAGCAAGGTAATGACTTTGTATATGGTCTTAAGCCATCTCAGCCTAAGAAGCCTTTACAATCCGTAAATGAAATTACAGATGAATGTGTTTCAAGCTGTATGCTTGGCTCTGTAAAGTCATGTGCAACAATGAAAACAACAGCAGCTCTTGAAACAACTAATCCAGTTGTGCGCCGTGTGCTTGCAGATTCTATCCCAAATAGTATTGAAATGGCATATGAGCTCTCTCTTTATCAAAACAAACATCATTATTATCAAGTACCACAACTTGCGCAACAAGATATGCAACAAATGTTAAATGCATATGCACCTGCTCAAGGGCAGCAAAACATGCCAAATAACAATACAACTCATTAA
- a CDS encoding DUF421 domain-containing protein, protein MEFLKELMLIFGRIVTIIPLLLVVTLVMGRRAIGELPVFDFLVVLVLGSVVGADIADPNVEHIHTAIAIVLIAFLQRIIAKSAISFRRFGKLITFDPTVVIKDGQISRTNIKKIRYSLDNILQMLRENGVFDITHVHLGIIESNGKLTVYKHPANDIVTVNDLGIEKNLDGIAYPVVIEGKVYRKVLTDLHLTEEWLNKELEKKGIKDINRIFLASVNERNEMYVSLYDSNPVIKPDVIH, encoded by the coding sequence ATGGAATTTTTAAAAGAGCTAATGCTTATCTTTGGGAGAATAGTCACAATTATCCCTTTACTTTTAGTTGTAACGCTTGTAATGGGGAGAAGGGCAATTGGAGAACTTCCTGTTTTTGATTTTCTTGTTGTTCTTGTATTAGGATCTGTTGTTGGAGCGGATATTGCAGATCCAAATGTTGAACATATTCATACAGCTATAGCTATTGTTTTAATTGCTTTTCTTCAACGTATTATCGCAAAGTCGGCCATCTCATTTCGAAGATTTGGAAAGCTTATTACATTTGACCCAACGGTTGTTATTAAAGATGGTCAAATATCAAGAACTAATATAAAAAAGATACGCTATTCACTTGATAATATCTTGCAAATGTTAAGAGAAAACGGAGTTTTTGATATAACACATGTTCATCTTGGTATTATTGAATCAAACGGGAAGTTAACGGTTTATAAACATCCTGCTAACGATATTGTAACGGTAAATGATTTAGGTATTGAAAAAAATCTTGATGGGATTGCTTATCCTGTTGTGATTGAAGGGAAAGTGTATAGAAAAGTACTAACAGACTTACATTTGACAGAAGAATGGTTAAATAAAGAATTGGAAAAGAAGGGGATTAAAGATATAAATCGTATTTTCTTAGCTTCTGTTAATGAGCGAAATGAAATGTATGTTTCACTTTATGATTCTAATCCAGTTATTAAGCCGGATGTTATTCATTGA
- a CDS encoding DUF2243 domain-containing protein has translation MGKASLNYVKRNVFSGILVGMGFAAFIDEFVFHQLLQWHHFYDGSTTRIGIISDGFFHAFSWFSTIGGLFLFADLRRRNALKFKKWHGSFWLGTGGFQLYDGLIQHKLMGLHQIRYVDTLWIYDTIWNGLALLMIVAGIVLLQISKKKQGRHSYE, from the coding sequence ATGGGCAAAGCATCGTTAAACTATGTAAAACGAAATGTATTTTCAGGTATTCTTGTTGGAATGGGTTTTGCTGCTTTTATTGATGAATTTGTTTTTCACCAGCTTTTACAGTGGCATCATTTTTATGATGGTTCAACAACAAGAATTGGTATCATATCTGACGGTTTCTTTCACGCCTTCAGCTGGTTTTCCACAATTGGAGGTTTGTTTCTATTTGCTGACTTACGCCGCCGAAATGCTCTGAAGTTTAAAAAGTGGCACGGTAGCTTTTGGCTTGGGACAGGAGGATTTCAGCTTTACGATGGACTTATTCAGCATAAGCTTATGGGCCTTCATCAAATTCGCTATGTTGATACCTTATGGATATATGATACTATTTGGAACGGGTTAGCTCTGCTGATGATTGTAGCTGGAATTGTATTACTACAAATAAGCAAGAAGAAACAAGGACGTCATTCTTATGAATAA
- a CDS encoding cytochrome c oxidase assembly protein translates to MNNMQHHIVRAEFILAAPFLIALFLYLVSVFHSNSRYKTWPFSRVILFALGILCAVGSVSGPIAEEAHSNFTLHMVGHLLLGMLSPLLISLSFPITLLLRTLPKKRARMLSAFLKSRFSRFFTHPVVATLLNVGGLWLLYTTNLYSMMHEHILLHIFIHAHVFIAGYLFTISIIYIDPVSHRFSYLYRTIVLILALAGHGILSKYIYAQPPSGVPIHEAELGGMIMYYGGDIIDALLIFLLCLQWFNSTKPRKRPEAHYV, encoded by the coding sequence ATGAATAATATGCAGCATCATATAGTTAGAGCAGAGTTCATCTTAGCTGCTCCATTTCTTATCGCATTGTTCCTTTATCTTGTTTCTGTATTTCATTCTAATTCTCGCTATAAAACATGGCCTTTTTCTAGAGTAATTTTGTTTGCTTTAGGTATTCTTTGTGCAGTAGGCTCTGTTAGCGGTCCAATTGCAGAGGAAGCTCATTCTAATTTCACTCTACATATGGTTGGACATTTGCTGCTTGGCATGCTCTCACCGCTGTTGATTTCTTTATCTTTTCCAATAACGCTTTTGTTGCGTACGCTGCCTAAAAAACGAGCTAGAATGCTTTCAGCCTTTTTAAAAAGCAGATTTTCACGTTTTTTTACTCATCCTGTTGTTGCAACATTGTTAAATGTTGGCGGGCTTTGGTTGCTTTATACTACAAATTTGTACAGTATGATGCATGAACATATTTTATTGCATATTTTCATTCATGCTCATGTGTTTATAGCAGGCTATCTTTTTACGATTTCTATAATTTATATTGATCCTGTGTCACATCGCTTTTCTTATCTGTACAGAACGATTGTCCTTATTCTCGCACTAGCAGGTCATGGAATTTTATCTAAATACATCTATGCACAACCGCCTAGTGGAGTACCTATTCATGAAGCTGAACTTGGCGGCATGATAATGTACTACGGGGGAGATATCATCGACGCACTGCTTATTTTTCTTCTTTGCTTACAATGGTTTAACTCTACAAAACCGCGAAAAAGGCCTGAAGCACATTATGTTTAG